The following coding sequences lie in one Candidatus Zixiibacteriota bacterium genomic window:
- the def gene encoding peptide deformylase: protein MSILKVSRLGHPVLRRPADRVEREELESAAVQKLIDDMIETMREYDGVGLAANQVHESKRIAVLEVAENPRYPNKPAVPLTVLVNPVIAPAGEDLEEDWEGCLSIPDLRGKVPRYRAVRVEAWDRRGDDLRFTATGFHARIIQHECDHLNGRVYLDRMRDFTTLTFLQELARYWAGR from the coding sequence ATGTCGATCCTGAAGGTTTCACGGCTCGGACATCCCGTGCTGCGCCGCCCCGCGGACCGTGTCGAGAGGGAGGAGCTCGAAAGCGCCGCCGTCCAGAAGCTCATCGACGACATGATCGAGACGATGCGGGAATACGACGGCGTCGGCCTTGCGGCCAACCAGGTCCACGAGTCGAAGCGGATCGCGGTGCTCGAGGTGGCGGAAAACCCCCGCTACCCGAACAAGCCCGCCGTGCCGCTGACGGTGCTGGTCAATCCGGTCATCGCTCCGGCGGGCGAGGATCTCGAGGAGGACTGGGAGGGCTGCCTCAGCATCCCCGATCTGCGGGGCAAGGTGCCGCGCTACCGCGCGGTCCGGGTCGAGGCCTGGGACCGCCGGGGAGACGATCTGCGCTTCACCGCCACCGGCTTTCACGCGCGCATCATCCAGCACGAGTGCGACCACTTGAACGGCAGGGTCTATCTCGACCGCATGCGCGATTTCACCACGCTCACCTTCCTTCAAGAGCTGGCTCGCTACTGGGCCGGCCGGTAA
- the cofH gene encoding 5-amino-6-(D-ribitylamino)uracil--L-tyrosine 4-hydroxyphenyl transferase CofH has protein sequence MTSTALQTALDRLLSSTRLSTARILDRALSDHELSIDEITQLFDAEGPELLPLAAAADYLREKTVGDIVTYVVNRNINFTNVCVKACGFCAFSRGHLAEEGYFLPVEEIVRRAREAAELGATEVCVQAGLAPGMDGWHYVNLCRALKEALPDLHIHGFSPEEVLYGATLTGVGVRDYLVALKEAGVGSLPGTSAEVLVDEVRRQISPGRITTAQWIHLIQTAHEVGIPTTSTIMYGHIESSRDKAIHLSILRDIQRRTGGITEFVPLSFVYEEAPMAQRRKIAGLRSGATGAEVLKMYAVSRLALNRWIPNLQVSWVKEGPKLSQTALLAGANDFGGTLINESISTAAGSGHGQLMKPSQFRSLIRELGRVPAERSTTYRHLKVFRDADSDGADRLDAVEQPEERFGSYHQLIRQQSYRFRDFYREQKGRS, from the coding sequence ATGACGTCCACCGCGTTGCAAACCGCGCTCGATCGCCTTCTCTCGTCCACACGGCTTTCCACGGCCCGTATCCTCGACCGGGCGCTCTCGGATCACGAGCTTTCCATCGACGAGATCACGCAGCTCTTCGACGCGGAAGGCCCCGAGCTCCTGCCCCTGGCGGCTGCGGCCGACTATCTCCGGGAAAAGACCGTCGGCGACATCGTTACTTACGTAGTCAACCGCAACATCAACTTCACCAATGTCTGCGTCAAGGCCTGCGGCTTCTGCGCCTTCAGCCGGGGCCATCTGGCGGAAGAGGGCTATTTCCTGCCGGTCGAGGAGATCGTCCGGCGCGCCCGCGAGGCGGCGGAGCTCGGGGCAACCGAGGTCTGCGTCCAGGCGGGACTTGCGCCGGGAATGGACGGCTGGCACTACGTCAACCTCTGCCGGGCGCTCAAGGAGGCGCTTCCCGATCTCCACATCCACGGCTTTTCGCCGGAGGAAGTGCTCTACGGAGCGACGCTGACGGGTGTCGGCGTCCGGGACTATCTCGTCGCGCTGAAGGAGGCGGGCGTCGGCAGCCTGCCAGGAACGTCGGCCGAGGTCCTGGTCGACGAGGTCCGCAGGCAGATCTCGCCGGGCCGCATCACGACGGCGCAGTGGATTCATCTGATCCAGACCGCACACGAGGTCGGGATCCCGACGACGTCCACGATCATGTACGGCCACATCGAGAGCTCGCGCGACAAGGCGATCCACCTGAGCATCCTCCGCGACATCCAGCGGCGCACCGGAGGGATCACCGAGTTCGTACCGCTCAGCTTCGTGTACGAGGAAGCGCCGATGGCGCAGCGCCGCAAGATCGCCGGCCTGCGGTCCGGCGCGACCGGCGCCGAAGTTCTCAAGATGTACGCGGTCTCGCGCCTTGCCCTTAACCGCTGGATTCCCAACCTTCAGGTCTCGTGGGTGAAGGAGGGACCGAAGCTGTCGCAGACGGCGCTGCTCGCCGGAGCCAACGACTTCGGTGGAACGCTGATCAACGAGAGCATCTCGACCGCCGCCGGCTCGGGCCACGGGCAGCTGATGAAGCCGTCGCAGTTCCGCTCGCTGATCCGCGAGCTGGGCCGCGTTCCTGCCGAGCGCTCCACCACCTATCGGCACCTGAAAGTCTTTCGCGACGCCGACTCCGACGGGGCCGACCGGCTCGACGCCGTCGAGCAGCCCGAAGAACGCTTCGGGTCCTACCACCAGCTGATCCGCCAGCAGAGCTACCGCTTCAGGGACTTCTATCGCGAGCAGAAGGGGAGATCCTGA